One window of Trinickia caryophylli genomic DNA carries:
- a CDS encoding SRPBCC family protein, whose translation MPTNTVRLHRVLRATPERVYRAFLDADALAKWLAPHGFTCKVHEIDARVGGRYRMSFTNFTTGHTHSFGGTYLELAPHERIQYSAEFDDPNLPGQMRTTVTLRAVSCGTELTAVQEGIPEMIPAEACYLGWQESLELLTLLVQAEVRQ comes from the coding sequence ATGCCGACCAACACCGTCCGCCTTCATCGCGTGCTGCGCGCCACGCCCGAGCGGGTCTATCGTGCGTTCCTCGATGCCGATGCACTCGCCAAATGGCTCGCCCCGCATGGGTTCACCTGCAAAGTCCACGAGATCGACGCCCGCGTGGGCGGCCGCTATCGCATGTCGTTTACCAACTTCACGACCGGCCACACGCATTCGTTCGGCGGAACCTACCTCGAACTCGCGCCGCACGAGCGCATCCAGTACTCCGCGGAATTCGACGATCCGAACCTTCCCGGCCAGATGCGCACGACCGTCACACTGCGCGCCGTGAGCTGCGGCACCGAACTCACGGCCGTGCAGGAAGGCATTCCCGAGATGATCCCGGCCGAAGCCTGCTACCTCGGATGGCAGGAGTCGCTCGAACTTCTGACCCTGCTCGTGCAAGCCGAAGTCAGGCAATGA